A part of Deltaproteobacteria bacterium genomic DNA contains:
- a CDS encoding LysM peptidoglycan-binding domain-containing protein: MAIVALSLILAVTWFISDTQKGTVEKALSRSNAESVKLMEEIEARDLRIEELNLSYEAEKKRLASAIKEIEQALKDKESERTVLASERDALESRLRTAETKLGELNEELVRKERKTESENEEFMLSFEKMQESMRDASARGFRDELTELEVRLSSLSRKKSMVDNKWSEAMQALVNMEDAARSMEASLTAGGRPDGLEEAGTASISRLRSDIEALRRSMKDTMAAETEMIEVETSSISQKLDKMYSEARLRALEREPGDARIKEEDPFVKVASIKGADLGSLGSKIEYMKTLADIYGTAVPDRGRGWMPPGPADGSFEEYVVRRGDTLWGIASRENVYGNPYLWPILYRYNASRIKSPDVIVPESKIFVKRGINQEDMALAVGEARGDMTRTVKSADNWLKALCAP; encoded by the coding sequence ATGGCTATAGTTGCTTTATCGCTCATACTGGCGGTCACCTGGTTCATCAGTGACACGCAAAAAGGCACGGTCGAGAAGGCGCTTTCAAGGAGCAACGCCGAGTCGGTGAAGCTCATGGAAGAGATCGAGGCAAGGGACCTCAGGATAGAGGAGCTGAACCTCAGCTACGAGGCTGAAAAAAAGCGGCTCGCAAGCGCCATCAAGGAAATCGAGCAGGCCCTGAAGGATAAAGAGAGCGAAAGGACCGTACTCGCATCCGAGAGGGACGCCCTTGAGAGCAGGCTCCGGACCGCCGAGACTAAACTCGGCGAGCTTAACGAGGAGCTGGTCCGGAAAGAGCGCAAAACGGAGAGCGAGAACGAGGAGTTCATGCTCTCTTTCGAGAAGATGCAGGAAAGCATGAGGGATGCGAGCGCGCGCGGCTTCCGCGACGAGCTCACGGAGCTGGAGGTCCGGCTTTCCTCGCTTTCGAGGAAAAAGAGTATGGTCGACAATAAATGGTCCGAGGCCATGCAGGCCCTTGTGAACATGGAGGACGCAGCCAGGAGCATGGAGGCCTCTCTTACAGCCGGGGGGCGGCCTGACGGGCTGGAAGAAGCCGGCACCGCAAGCATTTCAAGGCTCCGTTCCGACATAGAGGCCCTGAGGCGGAGCATGAAGGACACCATGGCCGCCGAGACCGAGATGATAGAGGTCGAGACTTCCAGCATCTCCCAGAAGCTCGACAAAATGTATTCAGAGGCGCGCCTCCGGGCGCTTGAGAGGGAGCCCGGAGACGCGCGCATTAAGGAAGAGGACCCCTTTGTGAAGGTTGCATCCATAAAAGGGGCTGACCTCGGCTCGCTCGGGAGCAAGATAGAGTACATGAAGACCCTGGCGGACATCTACGGAACGGCCGTTCCTGACCGCGGCAGGGGCTGGATGCCTCCCGGGCCTGCGGACGGCTCGTTCGAGGAATACGTCGTAAGGAGAGGAGATACGCTCTGGGGCATAGCCTCAAGGGAAAACGTATATGGGAACCCCTATCTTTGGCCCATACTCTACAGGTATAACGCCTCCCGCATCAAGAGCCCTGACGTCATAGTCCCGGAATCGAAGATCTTCGTTAAGAGGGGCATAAACCAGGAAGACATGGCGCTGGCCGTTGGCGAGGCGAGAGGCGACATGACGAGGACGGTAAAGTCGGCCGACAACTGGCTTAAGGCACTCTGCGCGCCTTAA
- a CDS encoding glycosyltransferase family 39 protein, protein MSLIFVVFAGAKGFYGPVSEMHGFRQAQTAISASYILKGGPWLAYETPVLGPPWSIPFEFPLYQWAVALAAKAGLFPLVQSGRLVSILFFLSSLVPLYGILRLLKLGKDQALAVLSLYCVSPQYLFWSRTLMIESTVLALALYYIWFVMLYSEGRASSSGKWALLILSAAFGALAGMVKVTTFGAFWAAALMVLGIRILSDLRDGHAFLRNWRLLLFGAVVPVIAVYIWTSYADWNKALNPFGSHLTSSALKAWNFGTLKQRLSVGTYGTFCVRDLTNIMGSYLLIVPAVLAGLFCGRERRKAVLMLLVLFALPFFIFTNLYFVHDYYSYANGIFLLAAIGVACAGLMESGGRLKLISGAVLFSMIYVSSVYHYAAKYWPVQGTGYSYSDMKADFGAYTRADDVIIAFGADWSSEAPFYLERRGLMMAEWMRRRNPGLGFRYISQNLSGYRTGAVLFCAKTRDDTSFQKETLSGLGLDRYKKIVEYERCKVYYMSGPDGA, encoded by the coding sequence TTGAGCCTCATCTTTGTAGTCTTCGCGGGCGCAAAGGGCTTTTACGGGCCGGTAAGCGAGATGCACGGCTTCCGGCAGGCCCAGACCGCCATATCCGCAAGCTACATCCTCAAAGGCGGGCCGTGGCTCGCCTATGAGACCCCGGTCCTGGGGCCGCCCTGGTCGATACCCTTCGAGTTTCCCCTTTACCAATGGGCGGTAGCGCTGGCGGCCAAGGCAGGCCTTTTCCCGCTCGTCCAGTCCGGGAGATTAGTAAGCATACTCTTTTTCCTTTCGTCCCTCGTCCCCCTCTACGGGATACTGAGGCTTCTCAAGCTCGGTAAAGATCAGGCCCTGGCAGTCCTCTCCCTCTATTGCGTAAGCCCGCAATACCTCTTCTGGTCACGCACCCTCATGATAGAGTCTACTGTCCTGGCCCTCGCGCTTTATTATATCTGGTTCGTTATGCTCTATTCGGAAGGGCGGGCTTCGTCTTCAGGCAAATGGGCGCTCCTGATCCTCTCAGCGGCATTCGGTGCGCTTGCCGGGATGGTCAAGGTGACCACCTTCGGAGCTTTCTGGGCTGCGGCGCTCATGGTACTCGGAATCCGCATCCTGAGCGACTTAAGAGACGGTCATGCTTTTCTCAGGAACTGGCGCCTCCTTCTATTCGGTGCCGTGGTCCCGGTCATAGCAGTATACATCTGGACCTCATACGCCGACTGGAACAAGGCGCTAAACCCCTTCGGGTCGCACCTGACCTCTTCCGCGCTCAAGGCCTGGAACTTCGGGACCCTGAAGCAGAGGCTGTCGGTCGGGACTTACGGGACGTTCTGCGTGAGGGACTTGACCAATATCATGGGCTCTTACCTGCTGATCGTGCCAGCCGTTCTTGCGGGCCTTTTCTGCGGGCGGGAAAGGCGGAAGGCGGTGCTTATGCTCCTGGTCCTCTTCGCCCTTCCGTTCTTCATATTTACGAACCTTTATTTCGTGCACGATTATTACTCTTACGCAAACGGCATCTTCCTCCTGGCCGCCATTGGCGTTGCGTGCGCCGGGCTCATGGAGTCAGGTGGCCGCTTGAAATTGATATCCGGCGCCGTCCTCTTCTCCATGATATACGTCTCTTCCGTATACCACTATGCCGCCAAATACTGGCCCGTCCAGGGGACCGGCTACAGCTATTCGGACATGAAGGCGGATTTCGGCGCTTACACGCGTGCCGACGACGTGATTATCGCGTTCGGCGCCGACTGGTCGTCGGAGGCCCCGTTCTACCTCGAGCGGCGCGGCCTCATGATGGCAGAGTGGATGAGAAGGAGAAACCCCGGCCTTGGCTTCAGGTATATATCGCAGAACCTGTCCGGATACAGGACGGGCGCGGTCCTCTTCTGTGCAAAGACCAGGGACGACACGTCTTTCCAGAAGGAAACGCTGTCCGGGCTGGGCCTGGACCGGTATAAAAAGATTGTGGAATATGAGCGCTGCAAGGTTTATTATATGTCGGGACCGGACGGCGCATGA
- a CDS encoding tetratricopeptide repeat protein — MKKFMAFLVLAFLLPSAIPYAETVQVESLVIERYRKALESDPGNAEVRLQLSIAYLKEKFYDRALDHLLVLRKSMADDPDINYYLGIAHAGNGEPDEAFAAYSAVERLSPQRAVPFYELDKVFYNLGISYQRDGVLEAALAAYSKSVQLNGRTALPYCRMGEVYFELKDYDQALENLSACEQKSPGESRVRRHIASARLARGLSLTGEGRYEEALVDFRKASELDPENESAVYFTGYVHFKLLDFRQAQAVLEKLDKPESPEIIENLPALLQNIGIELQKRGDWEKAEKALGQAVTLRRKSPDLHYLLGVNHENTGDYAGAASYLKEALVLAPEHQKAKVALAVVTEKLIEGHIRRGDEALAARDYERALHSFDLALQMDPVNMRAANGAKEAESHLKATKHEVLKKRAEEVASKLGTANKYLRQEKYIEAIAAYRYILAFDPANEAAAEGLESADRLAKEKTERHRLAGDRYAKEGNLQMALLEYRKAFGYDPGNPAVQAGIKAAEEELRARVKALMDKGVQYESRNNHAEAVRAYNEALKLMPESSEALEARTRAAASVRKVEAAKAPKPAKADFEKLYFEGIELYTEGKYVEAIKRWERVIEHDPGHERARQNIDRAKKKLEGVMNVK; from the coding sequence ATGAAAAAGTTCATGGCCTTTCTCGTCCTTGCGTTCCTGTTACCATCCGCCATTCCGTATGCCGAGACAGTCCAGGTGGAAAGCCTTGTGATTGAGCGCTACAGGAAAGCCCTGGAGTCTGACCCGGGGAACGCTGAAGTGCGCCTTCAGCTTTCGATAGCGTACCTCAAGGAGAAATTCTATGACAGGGCGCTCGACCACCTTCTAGTGCTCCGGAAGAGCATGGCCGACGACCCGGACATAAACTATTACCTGGGTATCGCCCACGCCGGGAACGGCGAGCCCGACGAGGCCTTCGCGGCATACAGCGCGGTCGAGAGGCTCTCGCCCCAGCGGGCCGTACCGTTCTACGAGCTCGATAAGGTCTTCTACAACCTGGGGATATCGTACCAGAGAGACGGGGTGCTGGAAGCGGCGCTCGCGGCCTACTCGAAATCCGTCCAGTTGAACGGCCGCACGGCCCTCCCGTACTGCAGGATGGGGGAGGTCTACTTCGAGCTCAAGGACTACGACCAGGCCCTTGAGAACCTGAGCGCCTGCGAACAGAAGTCCCCCGGCGAAAGCAGGGTCAGAAGACACATCGCGTCCGCCCGCCTTGCGCGGGGCTTAAGCCTCACCGGCGAAGGCAGGTACGAGGAGGCGCTCGTGGATTTCAGGAAGGCGTCCGAGCTAGACCCGGAGAACGAGAGCGCGGTCTACTTCACGGGCTACGTCCATTTCAAGCTGCTGGATTTCAGGCAGGCTCAGGCCGTGCTCGAGAAGCTCGACAAGCCCGAGTCGCCGGAAATAATCGAAAACCTCCCGGCTCTCCTCCAGAACATCGGGATCGAACTGCAGAAACGTGGCGACTGGGAAAAGGCCGAAAAGGCGCTCGGACAGGCGGTTACGCTCAGGAGAAAATCGCCCGACTTGCATTACCTGCTCGGCGTAAACCACGAGAACACTGGCGACTATGCCGGGGCCGCCTCCTACCTAAAGGAGGCGCTCGTGCTGGCCCCTGAGCACCAGAAGGCAAAGGTGGCCCTCGCGGTAGTGACCGAGAAGCTTATCGAGGGCCATATAAGGCGCGGCGACGAGGCGCTTGCGGCACGGGATTACGAAAGAGCGCTCCATTCCTTTGACCTCGCCCTTCAGATGGATCCCGTAAACATGAGGGCGGCCAATGGAGCCAAGGAGGCGGAGTCCCACCTGAAGGCCACCAAGCACGAGGTCCTCAAGAAACGGGCCGAGGAGGTGGCCTCGAAGCTCGGCACGGCCAATAAATACCTCAGGCAGGAGAAATACATAGAGGCCATAGCCGCATACCGCTACATACTCGCGTTCGACCCGGCTAACGAGGCCGCCGCGGAGGGGCTCGAGTCCGCGGACCGGCTCGCCAAGGAAAAGACGGAAAGGCACAGGCTCGCCGGGGACCGGTACGCGAAGGAAGGGAACCTGCAAATGGCCCTTCTCGAATACCGGAAGGCGTTCGGCTACGACCCGGGGAACCCGGCCGTGCAGGCCGGGATAAAGGCCGCCGAGGAAGAGCTGCGGGCCCGCGTAAAGGCGCTGATGGACAAGGGGGTCCAGTACGAGAGCAGAAATAACCACGCCGAGGCCGTAAGGGCGTACAATGAGGCCCTGAAGCTCATGCCCGAAAGCAGCGAGGCACTCGAGGCCAGGACCAGGGCCGCCGCCTCGGTCAGAAAGGTCGAGGCCGCAAAGGCGCCGAAGCCCGCCAAGGCCGACTTCGAAAAGCTCTATTTCGAAGGCATCGAGCTCTATACCGAAGGCAAGTACGTGGAGGCCATAAAGAGATGGGAGCGCGTCATAGAGCACGATCCCGGCCACGAAAGGGCCCGCCAGAACATAGATAGGGCCAAGAAGAAACTCGAGGGGGTCATGAATGTCAAATAG
- a CDS encoding cyclic nucleotide-binding domain-containing protein — protein sequence MQWTDLIGYLAASLVFLSFYMKKMIPLRAVGASANVVFIIYASIAHVYPLLILHGLLFPLNITRMVQMMRLIKKVKEASTSDFSIDFLVPFMTRESYKKGDIVFRRGDPADKLYYLQKGLVRLQEIGSFITDGQLIGEIGLFSPNRKRTATVVCDADTVFLTIPENTVLQLYYQNPKFGIYLVQLIIKRFLKNMEEIKKFEGNENHTERRRVDRLNFKLPVSVKGKDETGKEFTEQTYFENVSPDGAYIIIKNPVSKETVLSVLTDNEASGLEIMAKVVRVNEAGGVNGYGVRFMK from the coding sequence ATGCAATGGACCGACCTCATCGGCTATCTCGCGGCTTCTCTGGTATTTCTCTCTTTTTATATGAAAAAGATGATACCCCTGAGGGCGGTGGGCGCCTCGGCAAACGTAGTCTTTATCATCTACGCCAGCATAGCTCATGTTTATCCGCTCCTGATACTCCATGGGCTGCTTTTCCCTCTGAACATAACGCGAATGGTACAGATGATGAGGCTCATAAAGAAGGTCAAGGAGGCCTCCACGAGCGACTTTTCGATAGACTTCCTTGTGCCGTTCATGACAAGAGAGAGCTATAAAAAGGGAGACATAGTCTTCAGGAGGGGAGACCCTGCGGACAAGCTCTATTACCTGCAGAAAGGGCTCGTGCGGCTCCAGGAGATAGGCTCGTTCATAACCGACGGGCAGCTTATCGGCGAGATAGGGCTCTTCTCGCCGAACAGAAAAAGGACGGCTACGGTCGTATGCGACGCTGATACCGTCTTTCTCACCATTCCGGAAAATACCGTCCTGCAGCTCTATTACCAGAACCCGAAGTTCGGCATCTACCTTGTCCAGCTCATAATAAAGCGTTTCCTCAAGAACATGGAGGAGATAAAGAAATTCGAGGGAAACGAAAACCATACCGAGAGGCGCCGCGTGGACAGGCTCAACTTCAAGCTCCCGGTCTCGGTAAAAGGCAAGGACGAGACCGGCAAGGAGTTCACTGAGCAGACTTATTTCGAGAACGTAAGCCCTGACGGCGCTTACATAATAATAAAGAACCCGGTCAGCAAGGAAACGGTCCTTTCGGTCCTTACGGACAACGAAGCCTCAGGCCTCGAGATAATGGCCAAGGTCGTAAGGGTAAACGAGGCCGGAGGCGTTAACGGATACGGCGTAAGGTTCATGAAATAG
- a CDS encoding HAMP domain-containing protein — protein MSNRLAPFIFSIRTKFLLMVLCFTAALMLTVLNLINYSVGDIVLEESLEKGLAVAAGVAATSADPLLTQDDLTLFTNVKDVTRNKGILYGMIIDGGGRVMAHSDIALRGKEHLDPPGATVFREGQGYSVRTYDGEDGLVYDISVPIKSLRLADSIGYVRIGMSRGFIDSALERVKKHVKYLTYLGLFFGGVGAVLLTTVVVRPVKDLVKSAKAIGSGDLDYRIEVKRRDEVGVLMNAFNEMAGELKQKQFIKESFGRYVAPEVLDMILSNRETWFKGRKTEVTVLFADIRGFTSFSEKTDPETLINILNDYFTLMTGVIHRNRGYVDKFIGDAIMVVFGSPVHYDGHAFQAARCACEMQEKLKGFNRERLQGNHIEIGIGINSGEVVAGNLGSIQKMEYAVIGDNVNISSRLCSAAKRGEIIISKSTYENIKANEFKYLRLDPISVKGKSEPLEIFSLIPRRSPDRPVEGGPSMRRQYSSPESAAKV, from the coding sequence ATGTCAAATAGGCTCGCGCCGTTCATATTCAGCATAAGGACCAAGTTCCTCCTCATGGTCCTCTGCTTCACCGCCGCGCTCATGCTTACGGTCCTTAACCTGATAAACTACAGCGTGGGAGACATAGTGCTCGAGGAGAGCCTTGAGAAGGGGCTCGCGGTGGCGGCGGGCGTCGCGGCCACGAGCGCGGACCCGCTACTTACCCAGGACGACCTCACTCTCTTTACGAACGTCAAGGACGTCACCAGGAACAAGGGCATCCTGTACGGGATGATAATAGACGGCGGGGGGCGCGTTATGGCGCACAGCGACATCGCCCTCCGAGGGAAGGAACACCTCGATCCGCCCGGCGCGACAGTATTCAGGGAGGGGCAGGGGTACTCCGTCAGGACCTATGATGGGGAGGACGGGCTGGTCTACGACATATCCGTCCCGATAAAGAGCCTGCGCCTGGCGGACAGCATCGGATACGTCCGCATCGGCATGTCGAGGGGGTTCATCGACAGCGCACTTGAGCGCGTAAAGAAGCACGTAAAATACCTCACCTACCTGGGGCTCTTCTTCGGAGGGGTCGGGGCGGTGCTCCTTACGACCGTGGTCGTGAGGCCCGTAAAGGACCTCGTAAAGAGCGCGAAAGCCATCGGCTCCGGCGACCTCGACTACAGGATAGAGGTGAAGCGCAGGGACGAGGTCGGGGTCCTCATGAACGCCTTCAACGAAATGGCCGGCGAGCTCAAGCAGAAGCAGTTCATAAAGGAGTCATTCGGACGCTATGTGGCCCCCGAGGTCCTCGACATGATACTCTCCAACAGGGAGACGTGGTTCAAGGGCAGGAAGACCGAGGTTACCGTGCTCTTCGCGGACATAAGGGGCTTCACCTCCTTTTCCGAAAAGACCGACCCCGAAACGCTCATAAACATACTGAACGACTACTTCACCCTTATGACCGGGGTAATACACAGGAACAGGGGCTATGTAGACAAGTTTATCGGGGACGCCATAATGGTCGTCTTCGGCTCGCCCGTACATTACGATGGTCATGCCTTCCAGGCGGCACGCTGCGCCTGCGAGATGCAGGAAAAGCTCAAGGGATTCAACCGCGAACGGCTCCAGGGAAACCATATCGAGATAGGCATCGGGATAAACAGCGGAGAGGTGGTGGCCGGGAACCTGGGCTCCATCCAGAAGATGGAGTACGCCGTAATCGGCGACAACGTCAACATATCCTCGCGGCTCTGCAGCGCGGCGAAGAGGGGCGAGATAATCATATCGAAGAGCACCTACGAAAACATAAAGGCGAACGAGTTCAAATACTTGCGGCTTGACCCCATATCGGTAAAGGGCAAGTCCGAGCCGCTGGAGATCTTCAGCCTCATCCCCAGGAGGAGCCCGGACAGGCCCGTGGAAGGTGGCCCGTCCATGCGGAGGCAGTACTCAAGCCCCGAATCAGCAGCAAAGGTCTAG